The Methanomassiliicoccales archaeon genome includes a region encoding these proteins:
- a CDS encoding aspartate kinase — MKVMKFGGSSLMDANSMLGVGRIIASDQEPKVIVVSAVQGVTDSIVSFVSKTRQDEEVEAFVSQLKERHMAILGGVANALDVKQRAIDLLLGRLAKLEKVLYGISYLEELTPRSMDLVQSFGERLSVILVAAMLQDMGLNATPIDADELGIVAVGPYGNAVADLQETRRNIAPKLLAMLGRQEVPVITGFFGRTKEGHVAVFGRNGSDYSASVIANAIGAHVLEIWKDVDGFMSVDPKFVPQAVTIENLSYDEAAELSYFGAKVLHPRTVEPAREKNITIKVRNVFKPEKEGTTIRPSGVERAGTIKSISYMKDMAVIKVYGAGAAHKFGVLSSISQKLSDAGVNIYSIATSQTCIAMLVDKKSLERAEKALEELETGIVDRIESVDDIALLCVVGEGLGYRKGIAARVFTAVSKEGVSVGMISAGASMVAYHFTVDAKDLQKTIKAVHDEFFGGKHE, encoded by the coding sequence ATGAAAGTCATGAAATTTGGCGGCAGTTCGTTAATGGATGCCAATTCGATGCTCGGTGTCGGAAGAATCATCGCCTCTGATCAGGAACCGAAGGTCATCGTCGTAAGCGCTGTCCAGGGGGTCACCGATTCGATCGTCTCGTTTGTTTCTAAAACGAGGCAGGACGAAGAGGTGGAGGCTTTCGTCAGTCAATTGAAGGAGAGACACATGGCAATCCTAGGTGGAGTTGCCAACGCCCTTGATGTAAAGCAACGTGCGATCGATCTTCTACTTGGAAGGCTCGCAAAACTCGAGAAAGTCCTCTATGGCATTTCGTACCTTGAAGAGTTGACACCTCGGTCGATGGACCTTGTGCAGAGCTTTGGAGAGAGACTTTCAGTCATTCTTGTCGCTGCGATGTTACAGGATATGGGGTTGAATGCAACGCCGATCGATGCTGATGAGCTCGGCATTGTCGCTGTTGGCCCATATGGCAACGCAGTGGCGGATCTCCAAGAGACGAGGCGGAACATCGCGCCAAAGCTCCTCGCAATGCTTGGCAGGCAGGAGGTGCCTGTCATTACAGGCTTCTTTGGGAGGACGAAGGAAGGCCACGTCGCTGTTTTTGGGAGAAACGGAAGCGATTACAGTGCCAGCGTCATTGCGAATGCTATAGGTGCACACGTGCTTGAGATCTGGAAAGACGTGGATGGATTCATGAGCGTGGATCCAAAATTCGTACCCCAGGCGGTGACTATAGAGAATCTCTCGTATGATGAGGCTGCTGAGTTATCGTATTTTGGAGCGAAGGTACTGCACCCAAGAACCGTCGAGCCAGCGAGAGAGAAAAATATCACGATCAAGGTAAGGAATGTCTTTAAACCGGAAAAGGAAGGAACGACGATAAGACCAAGCGGTGTTGAGAGAGCGGGCACGATCAAGAGCATTTCATACATGAAAGACATGGCGGTCATTAAGGTATACGGCGCTGGTGCCGCGCACAAATTCGGCGTCCTTTCAAGTATTTCACAAAAGTTGAGTGATGCTGGTGTCAACATATACTCAATTGCAACCTCTCAGACCTGCATCGCGATGCTTGTCGACAAGAAATCGCTTGAGCGCGCTGAGAAAGCGCTTGAGGAACTTGAAACGGGAATTGTCGATAGAATCGAATCAGTCGATGATATCGCTCTTCTTTGCGTCGTAGGCGAGGGGCTCGGTTACAGAAAGGGGATCGCAGCCAGGGTCTTCACCGCCGTGTCGAAAGAGGGAGTCAGCGTTGGGATGATTTCTGCCGGGGCATCCATGGTCGCGTATCACTTCACTGTTGATGCAAAGGATCTTCAAAAGACGATAAAGGCCGTTCACGATGAGTTCTTTGGTGGGAAACATGAATAG
- the pheA gene encoding prephenate dehydratase has translation MNSREMRRKVAFQGIRGAYSEDAVYRFFGEGTKTLPCPEFEDVFEAINRGEASHGVVPVENSIEGSVTKVNDLLLENDLTVVGEIILLIRHCLIGHPDAEIEDVKRVYSHPQALGQCRSFLARYPHWEKIPAYDTAGSVELVKKRGLKEEAAIASARAAKEYDMKILKEGIQNSHNNYTRFFVIEKTAMLNPSGDKTSLVFATKNVPGALHYCLGAFADKNVNMLKLESRPRRDKPWEYVFYVDIEGHFDDPNVKSALTELMRRASFLKVLGSYKRAEIPTE, from the coding sequence ATGAATAGCAGGGAGATGAGGCGAAAAGTGGCGTTCCAGGGTATTAGGGGCGCTTACAGTGAGGATGCAGTGTATAGGTTCTTTGGCGAAGGGACTAAGACTCTGCCTTGCCCCGAGTTTGAAGACGTTTTCGAAGCGATTAACCGCGGGGAAGCAAGCCACGGTGTTGTCCCGGTGGAGAATTCGATTGAAGGGAGCGTTACTAAGGTCAACGATCTCCTCCTCGAAAACGATCTAACAGTTGTCGGGGAGATCATATTACTCATCCGTCACTGTCTCATCGGGCATCCAGATGCGGAAATTGAAGATGTGAAAAGAGTCTATAGCCACCCTCAGGCACTAGGGCAGTGCAGGAGTTTTCTCGCGAGATACCCTCACTGGGAAAAGATTCCAGCCTACGACACAGCTGGAAGCGTTGAACTGGTAAAGAAACGAGGGTTGAAAGAAGAGGCGGCGATCGCGAGTGCGAGGGCTGCAAAAGAATACGATATGAAAATTCTCAAAGAAGGGATTCAGAACAGTCACAACAATTACACACGGTTCTTCGTCATCGAGAAGACTGCAATGCTGAATCCATCAGGCGATAAGACATCGCTTGTCTTCGCGACAAAGAATGTACCCGGTGCACTCCACTACTGCCTCGGCGCCTTCGCTGACAAGAATGTGAATATGCTCAAGCTGGAGTCAAGACCTCGGCGAGACAAGCCATGGGAATATGTGTTCTATGTGGACATCGAGGGCCACTTCGACGATCCGAATGTCAAGTCTGCGCTCACTGAGCTGATGAGACGCGCTTCGTTCCTCAAGGTACTCGGCTCGTACAAGAGGGCGGAGATACCGACAGAGTGA
- a CDS encoding pyridoxal phosphate-dependent aminotransferase, with amino-acid sequence MGLPPFDLEDWLIKCRGAKINLDHSGAPSPYKDGFDPSIDQWDTDDYELEERLAELIASTYGVEKDMVALCSGAQNANYLAFRTILKSNDLVAIESPTYMPIRVLANSICGVFDLNRDPSRNFHFLEKEIEECIKRGAKAIVFTNLHNPSASSFSNETLMSILEITSKKGIVVVCDEIYREMHYGVPPDPVAALNCNAISISGLTKLFGLGDLRIGWALAPPEIASRINLLRLYVTYRLPARSVAVAIEAIKRRDWFRERMLRIAMRNLTLLKEWLEEENRISCRLPHGGLMALFKLPEGIDDMKFSEYLLERFFTAVCPGRYFGIDNHVRVTFSCDATDFRSGLENISMALDKFCV; translated from the coding sequence TTGGGCCTCCCACCTTTCGACCTCGAGGATTGGTTGATCAAGTGCAGGGGCGCAAAGATTAACCTTGACCATAGCGGCGCTCCATCTCCCTATAAGGATGGTTTTGATCCAAGTATTGACCAATGGGATACTGATGATTATGAGCTCGAAGAGAGATTGGCCGAACTAATCGCTTCCACTTATGGTGTTGAAAAAGATATGGTCGCCCTCTGTTCGGGGGCGCAGAATGCAAATTACTTGGCCTTTAGGACAATCTTAAAGTCGAACGATCTTGTGGCTATTGAATCGCCTACATATATGCCAATTAGGGTGCTTGCCAATTCCATTTGTGGCGTTTTCGATTTGAATAGAGACCCCTCGCGTAATTTTCACTTCCTCGAGAAGGAAATTGAAGAGTGCATAAAGAGAGGGGCAAAAGCTATCGTTTTCACGAATCTCCATAATCCAAGTGCGTCCTCGTTTTCCAATGAAACCCTAATGAGCATTCTTGAGATCACTTCAAAAAAGGGGATCGTAGTCGTCTGCGACGAGATATACCGGGAGATGCACTATGGTGTCCCGCCAGATCCTGTTGCGGCTCTTAATTGTAACGCAATTTCCATCTCTGGTCTCACAAAGCTTTTCGGACTCGGTGACCTGAGGATAGGGTGGGCGCTCGCGCCACCGGAGATCGCGTCTCGGATCAATCTCCTGAGGCTTTATGTTACATACCGTCTTCCGGCCCGATCGGTCGCCGTCGCCATCGAAGCGATCAAGCGCAGAGATTGGTTCAGGGAGCGGATGTTGCGCATCGCAATGAGAAATCTCACTCTCTTGAAGGAATGGCTCGAAGAGGAAAATCGGATTTCGTGCAGACTCCCGCATGGAGGTCTCATGGCTCTCTTCAAATTGCCGGAAGGGATTGACGATATGAAGTTCAGCGAATATTTGCTCGAGCGGTTTTTCACGGCAGTGTGCCCCGGTCGTTATTTCGGTATAGATAACCACGTGAGAGTGACTTTCAGTTGTGACGCGACCGACTTCAGATCTGGACTTGAAAATATATCGATGGCGCTCGACAAATTCTGTGTTTGA
- a CDS encoding flavin reductase family protein, which produces MDPKVELAVGDAIKAFPAFPVALVAMGNGERNIITVGIVHAMSLKPAIIGVGIMPSRHSHKLMQKYDDFSVNLPGKDLIKEVMFCGTKSGKDVDKFRETNLTPVKGKKIASPCIGECLVVMECKKTGSIDIGDRTWFFGEVVHAEATEDYTRDKALLYWGGEFRLPGEVIWRR; this is translated from the coding sequence ATGGATCCGAAAGTTGAGTTGGCAGTTGGCGATGCAATCAAAGCATTCCCAGCGTTCCCAGTTGCACTTGTTGCGATGGGAAATGGCGAGAGGAATATCATCACTGTCGGTATCGTGCATGCCATGTCTCTCAAGCCTGCGATCATTGGCGTTGGCATTATGCCTTCGAGACACAGTCACAAATTAATGCAAAAATACGATGATTTTTCAGTTAATTTACCAGGCAAGGACCTTATCAAGGAGGTCATGTTTTGTGGGACAAAATCTGGCAAGGACGTGGATAAATTCAGAGAAACGAACCTCACTCCAGTCAAAGGGAAAAAAATCGCATCCCCGTGTATAGGCGAATGTCTGGTCGTTATGGAATGCAAGAAAACGGGGTCAATTGATATTGGTGACAGGACTTGGTTCTTTGGCGAGGTCGTGCACGCTGAAGCTACGGAAGACTACACGCGAGACAAAGCCCTTCTGTACTGGGGCGGAGAATTTCGGTTACCGGGTGAGGTGATCTGGAGGAGGTAA
- a CDS encoding S-methyl-5'-thioadenosine phosphorylase — translation MDRVRIGIIGGTGVYEEGLFKVRKSVRLNTPYGPPSDEVQIGDLGETKVAFLSRHGKNHIYPPHKVNYRANIWALKELGVERIISPCAVGSLKEDYRPGEIVIVDQFIDFTKRRDYTFYDGAKTIHIGTADPFCPELRQLFIEQASREKIPFKPSGTYVCIEGPRFSTRAESRMFRNFADIIGMTLVPECQLARELEICYVSLAMITDYDVWAERPVDTATVLRTMNENIDKIRRLIVRTLPLIPEKREKCECPRTLELAGA, via the coding sequence ATGGATAGGGTGCGCATCGGAATTATCGGGGGGACTGGTGTCTACGAAGAAGGACTTTTCAAGGTCAGAAAAAGTGTGAGATTAAATACACCGTATGGACCACCATCCGATGAGGTTCAGATCGGCGATTTGGGTGAGACAAAGGTTGCTTTTCTATCGAGACACGGAAAAAACCACATCTACCCCCCACACAAAGTCAATTACAGGGCGAATATTTGGGCGTTAAAGGAACTAGGCGTTGAAAGAATTATTTCCCCATGCGCTGTTGGTTCGCTGAAGGAAGATTATAGACCAGGAGAAATCGTGATTGTCGATCAATTTATCGATTTTACGAAACGCAGGGATTACACATTCTACGATGGTGCAAAGACGATTCATATTGGCACTGCTGACCCATTTTGTCCAGAATTGCGCCAGCTTTTCATCGAACAGGCATCGAGAGAAAAAATCCCCTTTAAACCGTCTGGTACTTACGTCTGTATCGAAGGGCCGCGTTTCTCTACCCGTGCGGAGAGCCGGATGTTCAGAAACTTCGCGGACATCATCGGTATGACGCTCGTTCCTGAGTGCCAACTGGCTAGGGAATTGGAGATATGCTACGTGAGCCTCGCAATGATCACCGATTACGATGTCTGGGCTGAGAGACCTGTTGACACAGCAACTGTCTTGAGGACGATGAATGAGAATATTGATAAGATCAGGCGACTCATTGTTAGAACCTTACCCCTGATCCCCGAAAAAAGGGAAAAATGTGAATGCCCCAGGACTCTTGAACTGGCAGGGGCGTGA
- the gcvH gene encoding glycine cleavage system protein GcvH has product MGFIPDNLKYTKEHQWVRIEGEFAVVGITDHAQNELANIVYAEVPKIGTIVKKGDVLGAVESVKTVAEVYSPISGEVVKSNVQLEESPQLINESPYFDGWIAVIKISNPSELADLLDAEDYKKLIAD; this is encoded by the coding sequence ATGGGTTTTATCCCTGATAACTTAAAATATACGAAGGAGCACCAATGGGTGAGAATTGAGGGTGAATTCGCCGTCGTGGGCATAACCGATCACGCGCAAAATGAACTTGCAAACATCGTTTATGCTGAGGTACCGAAAATAGGAACTATTGTGAAAAAGGGGGACGTTTTGGGAGCTGTTGAAAGTGTCAAGACTGTTGCTGAAGTCTATAGCCCTATTTCTGGTGAAGTCGTCAAATCGAATGTCCAGTTAGAAGAGTCCCCGCAATTGATCAATGAATCACCCTATTTTGATGGATGGATCGCGGTGATCAAAATCAGTAACCCTTCTGAACTTGCCGATCTATTGGATGCTGAAGATTACAAAAAACTTATTGCTGATTGA
- the hypF gene encoding carbamoyltransferase HypF, whose protein sequence is MRIVIRGIVQGVGFRPTVYRIARAMGLNGFVQNNGSNVIVEVDRDGEIFLEELKRHLPPLARIDSIEIISTNVDASNISPGFRIVPSNEGERGVSIPTDTAICEDCRNEIFDEGSRRYLYPFTNCTICGARFSLISNVPYDRIHTSMYEFPMCKDCREEYEDPTDRRFHHQTISCPKCGPHYYLVDSHGNRIDEEPIRQFAEMLHQGAIGIAKSWGGMHICCTLENLSRLREWYRRKEKPFAVMFRDLKAVKELAEPTPFEEKLLASRNRPIVLVKKKEKRVNDLIAPGLGNIGAFLPYSGMHHILFHYLQENALVMTSANVPGEPMILQDDDVFSMNADCYLLHNRKIINRCDDSVLRTFNTEIFFLRKSRGYIPSSLNFDIRGATVGVGAQENITGAIAYNGRIYPTQYIGDGSSLGVIEFLDSAIKFQKKLLGIEKIDAIGIDMHPGYTTRRLGKELSETWGAPVVEIQHHHAHGVSLLVDRGLDEIIALTLDGTGYGDDGKSWGGEVLYMNPLEYERVGHLQEIPLLGGEKAVRDPRRLVFALCELSDIDTRLFNDEESAIFKKMMRTSPLTTSFGRVLDALSCYFGICCSRTYEGEPAMKLERYLEIGNKEIKFKLERDGNIIKTVSIFKQLVHSSGKREDRIYSFIHTLLEGLVEIAAEEALRRGVKAIGLTGGVSYNYTISAITKRLVEAKGLEFVCHSAVPNGDGGISTGQCAVAAKRVVS, encoded by the coding sequence ATGCGTATCGTGATCCGAGGTATCGTCCAGGGCGTCGGGTTCAGGCCCACTGTCTATCGGATAGCAAGAGCCATGGGACTTAATGGATTTGTCCAGAACAACGGTTCCAACGTAATTGTAGAGGTTGATAGGGACGGAGAAATCTTTTTGGAAGAATTGAAGCGGCACCTACCACCACTCGCTCGGATAGATTCCATCGAGATCATTAGCACCAATGTTGACGCAAGCAACATATCACCAGGTTTCAGGATAGTGCCAAGCAACGAGGGAGAGCGTGGCGTCTCCATTCCGACCGATACAGCGATATGTGAAGATTGTAGAAACGAAATCTTCGACGAGGGAAGCAGACGATATCTCTACCCCTTCACCAATTGTACCATTTGTGGTGCTCGATTCAGTTTGATCAGTAATGTCCCCTACGACCGCATTCATACCTCAATGTACGAATTTCCAATGTGCAAGGACTGCAGAGAAGAATATGAGGACCCAACCGATAGAAGATTTCACCACCAAACTATCAGTTGCCCAAAATGCGGGCCGCATTACTACCTCGTCGATTCACACGGCAATAGGATTGATGAAGAACCTATCAGACAGTTTGCGGAGATGCTACATCAGGGTGCTATCGGCATCGCGAAAAGCTGGGGCGGTATGCATATCTGCTGTACGCTTGAGAACCTTTCCCGACTGCGCGAGTGGTACAGAAGAAAGGAAAAGCCTTTTGCTGTCATGTTCAGGGATCTCAAGGCGGTTAAAGAATTAGCAGAACCAACACCCTTCGAGGAGAAACTGCTGGCATCGCGGAACAGGCCAATTGTTCTTGTTAAGAAAAAAGAGAAGAGGGTCAATGACTTAATTGCGCCAGGACTCGGAAACATCGGCGCCTTCCTGCCATACAGCGGAATGCATCATATTCTATTTCACTATCTCCAAGAAAACGCACTCGTGATGACTTCGGCCAACGTGCCTGGTGAGCCAATGATTCTTCAGGACGATGATGTTTTTTCAATGAATGCTGATTGCTATTTACTCCATAATCGGAAAATCATCAATCGGTGCGATGATTCGGTTCTTAGGACTTTCAACACTGAAATTTTCTTCCTAAGGAAATCAAGAGGTTATATCCCTTCAAGTCTCAATTTTGATATCCGCGGCGCCACTGTTGGAGTTGGAGCTCAAGAGAACATCACAGGGGCGATTGCGTACAATGGGAGAATATATCCGACGCAGTACATCGGCGATGGCAGTTCGCTCGGTGTAATTGAGTTCCTCGATTCAGCGATCAAATTCCAGAAAAAACTCTTGGGTATCGAGAAGATCGATGCAATCGGGATTGATATGCACCCTGGTTATACAACGAGGAGACTGGGTAAGGAGCTCTCAGAAACCTGGGGTGCCCCGGTCGTCGAGATACAGCATCATCATGCTCATGGTGTATCGCTTCTCGTTGATAGAGGTCTTGACGAAATCATTGCACTGACCCTCGATGGGACGGGTTATGGGGATGATGGGAAGTCTTGGGGCGGCGAAGTCCTTTACATGAATCCATTAGAATACGAAAGAGTGGGGCACCTGCAGGAAATCCCATTGTTGGGAGGAGAAAAAGCCGTCAGAGATCCGCGCAGACTTGTCTTTGCGTTGTGCGAATTATCAGACATTGATACTAGACTTTTCAATGATGAAGAAAGCGCGATTTTTAAGAAAATGATGCGCACGAGTCCACTCACCACAAGCTTCGGAAGGGTACTCGACGCGCTCTCCTGCTATTTTGGTATTTGTTGCTCAAGGACATATGAAGGGGAGCCTGCGATGAAACTTGAGCGATATCTTGAAATTGGAAACAAAGAGATTAAATTCAAACTTGAAAGAGATGGAAATATTATCAAAACAGTTTCTATTTTCAAGCAACTTGTTCATTCATCAGGAAAGAGAGAAGATAGAATATACAGCTTCATCCACACGCTTTTGGAGGGGCTTGTTGAGATCGCTGCTGAGGAAGCACTTAGACGTGGGGTCAAGGCAATTGGTCTGACCGGAGGGGTATCCTACAATTATACAATCTCCGCGATCACAAAAAGACTCGTCGAAGCAAAGGGATTGGAGTTCGTCTGTCACAGCGCTGTCCCAAATGGGGATGGAGGGATCTCAACAGGGCAGTGCGCCGTAGCTGCGAAAAGAGTCGTCTCTTGA
- the dcd gene encoding dCTP deaminase, whose amino-acid sequence MKSGRIVIEGFSSESLTPNGYDLRVSEILLPSSGQIWREGVAVIPSNTLFYLSTIEAVRLPSDISAQLWLRTSWIRKGIMASFGKVDAGFYGTLTFSGFNASSSAVEIPIGSKFAQIVFEQMNKQAEMKYEERSGHYQGQKGITLTPLKEEKIE is encoded by the coding sequence ATGAAGTCAGGGAGGATCGTAATTGAGGGATTTTCCAGTGAATCTCTTACTCCGAACGGGTACGACCTAAGGGTTTCGGAAATCCTGTTACCCTCTTCAGGACAGATTTGGCGGGAGGGCGTTGCGGTTATTCCTTCAAACACCTTGTTCTATCTCTCAACGATCGAAGCGGTTAGACTACCTAGCGACATATCCGCACAGCTCTGGCTTCGGACATCATGGATCAGAAAAGGGATTATGGCGAGCTTCGGAAAGGTCGATGCGGGATTCTATGGGACCCTCACATTCAGTGGATTTAACGCTTCATCATCCGCCGTCGAAATTCCGATCGGGTCAAAATTTGCTCAAATCGTTTTTGAGCAGATGAATAAGCAGGCTGAAATGAAGTACGAAGAAAGGAGCGGTCACTACCAGGGACAGAAAGGTATCACTCTAACTCCGCTTAAAGAGGAGAAGATCGAGTGA
- a CDS encoding class I SAM-dependent methyltransferase family protein, whose amino-acid sequence MESWCVRVDASRAEFVRKKLLQLGLLDRSLKVARSRGDVLFPIISERLADLPDNLKEKIETADFEERMSREGNYKQYVKIPQSLVPLLPSSFDIIGDIAVIKLPDELLPYKAEIGEALIMAFPNIKAVALDKGIRGDRRIMDLEIIAGEKRTETVHTEYGLRFKVDIKRTYFNPRLASERRRIASLVTNGEIIIDMFAGVGPFSLMIRKYGMPRIIYAIDFNTDAIDYLRKNIVINRLDRIVPICAEARVAIEDLPPADRIVMNLPHSTGEFIMTALNKLEEGGILHTYFISAKSKEYTFVEWVKCECTKAGISIDLLRCEELKSYSPAASVYSLDLLLFKRS is encoded by the coding sequence GTGGAGTCCTGGTGTGTACGTGTCGACGCTAGTAGAGCGGAATTCGTCCGTAAAAAACTTTTACAGCTAGGACTGCTAGATAGATCGCTTAAGGTTGCAAGGTCAAGAGGCGATGTCCTCTTTCCGATCATTTCTGAGCGACTGGCAGATCTTCCAGATAATCTGAAAGAAAAAATCGAAACAGCAGATTTCGAAGAAAGAATGAGCAGAGAGGGAAACTACAAACAGTATGTGAAAATCCCTCAATCTCTTGTTCCTCTGCTACCTAGTTCCTTTGACATAATAGGGGATATTGCTGTTATTAAACTTCCAGACGAACTCTTGCCATACAAAGCAGAGATCGGCGAGGCTCTCATAATGGCATTTCCAAACATCAAGGCAGTCGCACTTGATAAAGGTATCAGAGGTGATCGGAGGATCATGGACTTGGAGATCATCGCTGGCGAGAAACGAACAGAAACAGTCCACACGGAGTACGGGCTTAGATTCAAGGTTGACATCAAAAGGACCTATTTCAATCCAAGACTCGCCTCGGAACGAAGGAGAATCGCATCCCTCGTTACAAATGGAGAAATCATCATTGATATGTTTGCCGGCGTCGGTCCCTTCTCGCTCATGATTCGGAAGTACGGGATGCCGAGGATAATATACGCGATCGATTTTAACACCGATGCGATTGATTATCTGAGAAAGAATATCGTCATAAATCGTTTAGATCGGATTGTCCCAATTTGCGCCGAAGCGAGGGTAGCGATTGAAGATCTGCCACCAGCCGACCGGATTGTGATGAACCTCCCTCATTCGACAGGTGAATTCATTATGACTGCGCTAAACAAACTCGAAGAAGGGGGCATCTTACATACATATTTCATATCGGCCAAATCAAAGGAATATACTTTCGTAGAATGGGTAAAGTGCGAATGTACAAAGGCAGGAATTTCAATTGATTTGTTGAGGTGCGAGGAGTTGAAGAGCTATTCTCCCGCAGCGAGTGTTTATTCACTCGATCTTCTCCTCTTTAAGCGGAGTTAG
- the dph5 gene encoding diphthine synthase codes for MGELIFVGLGLAGTDDLTIQALEAIKKSDIVFAEFYTSRLIDFEIEDLEMKIGKKIMILTREEVESGQEIIDAARKHRVSFLTAGDPMTATTHLDLRLRASESGINTRLIHGVSIYTACASAFGLQHYKFGRTVTLPFQERNYHPSSPYEHLLENKKNGLHSLILLDIRAAEGKYMTAQDGIKWLLDLEKKIGKGLIDEKTLLCAAARVGSRTEKIVAGYPQDILNENMGPPLHTLIMPGKLHFMEARALVEFANAPKQILENI; via the coding sequence ATGGGCGAATTGATATTTGTTGGTTTAGGATTGGCAGGTACCGATGACCTAACGATCCAGGCACTCGAGGCGATCAAAAAGTCGGACATCGTATTTGCCGAGTTCTATACATCGAGGCTCATCGATTTTGAAATTGAAGATCTGGAGATGAAAATAGGGAAAAAAATCATGATTCTGACGAGAGAAGAGGTCGAATCTGGACAAGAGATCATTGATGCAGCGAGAAAGCATCGCGTTTCCTTTCTTACAGCAGGAGATCCGATGACGGCAACGACCCATCTTGACCTAAGGCTTAGGGCATCTGAATCTGGAATCAATACACGATTGATCCACGGCGTTTCGATTTACACCGCATGCGCATCAGCTTTTGGGCTGCAACATTATAAATTCGGCAGAACTGTCACGCTCCCTTTTCAAGAGAGAAACTACCATCCTTCAAGTCCTTACGAGCATCTACTAGAAAACAAGAAAAACGGCCTTCATTCCCTCATTCTGCTCGACATCAGAGCAGCTGAAGGAAAATATATGACGGCACAGGATGGCATTAAATGGTTACTCGATTTAGAGAAAAAGATCGGAAAAGGTCTAATTGATGAGAAAACGTTGCTTTGTGCGGCCGCACGAGTGGGTTCGAGAACAGAGAAGATTGTCGCCGGATATCCACAAGATATTTTGAATGAGAATATGGGCCCACCACTGCACACCCTCATCATGCCAGGGAAACTCCATTTCATGGAAGCCCGTGCCCTCGTTGAGTTCGCAAATGCGCCTAAGCAGATCCTCGAAAATATCTAA